One Gloeothece verrucosa PCC 7822 DNA window includes the following coding sequences:
- a CDS encoding GspE/PulE family protein — MSSLNDPSSFTLPPFANKLIQSGYINLPQIQQALIEKKKTGRSLLEILQEVTGKPLPPEFVRQHKKDHLFNLKILYGIDVFDPETYSFEWKQVEELIETLIPLELCRRYKLFPLKKRNHQPPSIVVALVNPKDPEALNALKQIFRPKQLKLARKVITQQDYNQLLEQYLTQRHFHETTQIHVAEEDLETLVDITDIFEDVSPGLRNTKLKSEDDLSLPEDVQQGPVVTLVNNILSRALESKASEIQIEPQEHHLDVLFRQDGVIGSAFDPIPKEIASAVISRLKSLANLDITQINAPQKGRMQKSFSGRKIDFWISTFPGRNGEKIIIRILDPKAISLDLEELITDENTKQLIKNLVNRSSGLFLITGPESSGISTTFYTLLAQRNQLGVNLATVENSIEVSLSGVTQVEMDDEQKKDYNSVLLSFLNQGVDVIGLDQIRGKNTAKTVVEAALSHLVITTLPTPDAASAILRLNKMGVDASILSDTLIGVINQRLVRRVCPVCRLSYQPTASQLEKFHSLVSLDKKISCYKANVLSSVEKEQARSKGRLCRQCNGLGYKGQVGVYEVMGISQRLKSMIAQQSDVQTMRKAAIQEGMTPLLVYAMNLALEGQTTLEELERVFGDLLECNPGDLGCDIPVSQPPQVMRRLQEIEKLLETLNREFNQLKQEMTSTGNASNSSQTQTAASSSKKPEIRDAQAWEILKKELEFDKETMVSSDEPCEELSDPGDWETLKKELEADKETVISGITLDDDDLPVNHKVKSVPDPW; from the coding sequence ATGTCTTCTCTAAATGATCCTTCCTCGTTTACCCTTCCGCCCTTTGCCAATAAACTAATACAGTCAGGCTACATCAACCTACCGCAAATACAGCAGGCTTTGATTGAAAAGAAAAAAACCGGACGTTCGCTGCTGGAAATTTTGCAAGAAGTAACTGGAAAGCCTCTGCCACCGGAGTTTGTACGCCAGCACAAAAAAGATCATCTATTTAATTTAAAAATTCTTTACGGAATTGATGTTTTTGATCCAGAAACCTATTCTTTCGAGTGGAAGCAGGTAGAAGAATTGATTGAGACTTTAATTCCTCTAGAATTATGTCGCCGCTACAAACTGTTCCCGCTCAAAAAACGGAATCACCAGCCGCCCTCCATTGTTGTTGCGTTAGTTAATCCTAAAGATCCAGAAGCGCTCAATGCTCTCAAACAGATTTTCCGTCCGAAGCAGTTGAAATTAGCGCGTAAAGTCATCACTCAGCAAGATTATAACCAATTACTCGAGCAGTACCTCACTCAGCGTCATTTTCATGAAACGACACAAATTCATGTAGCCGAAGAAGATTTAGAAACCCTAGTGGATATTACTGATATTTTTGAGGATGTATCACCGGGTTTAAGAAATACAAAACTCAAATCCGAAGATGACCTCAGTTTGCCGGAGGATGTTCAACAAGGTCCGGTGGTGACTCTAGTCAATAATATTTTGTCGAGAGCTTTAGAAAGCAAAGCTTCAGAGATTCAGATCGAACCTCAAGAACATCACCTCGATGTATTGTTTCGTCAAGATGGTGTAATTGGCTCCGCTTTCGATCCGATTCCTAAAGAAATTGCTTCGGCTGTCATCTCTCGGTTAAAATCTCTGGCTAATTTAGATATTACTCAAATCAATGCTCCGCAAAAAGGCAGGATGCAAAAATCTTTTTCAGGACGTAAAATTGATTTTTGGATCAGTACCTTCCCGGGTCGTAATGGAGAAAAAATTATTATCCGAATTTTAGACCCTAAAGCGATTTCATTAGACCTAGAAGAATTAATCACTGATGAGAATACCAAACAATTAATTAAAAATCTTGTTAATCGGTCTTCGGGTTTATTTTTAATTACTGGGCCTGAAAGTTCTGGCATTTCTACTACTTTTTATACGTTGCTGGCGCAGCGAAATCAATTAGGAGTCAACCTAGCTACTGTAGAAAATTCTATAGAAGTTTCTTTATCTGGTGTGACTCAAGTAGAAATGGATGATGAACAAAAAAAAGACTATAATTCTGTTCTACTCTCTTTTCTCAATCAAGGAGTAGATGTCATCGGCCTTGATCAGATTCGAGGCAAAAATACTGCTAAAACAGTGGTTGAAGCGGCTTTAAGTCATTTAGTCATCACCACATTACCGACTCCAGATGCGGCGAGTGCGATTCTTCGTTTAAATAAAATGGGTGTGGATGCTTCGATACTGAGTGACACCCTCATTGGTGTAATTAATCAACGTTTAGTGCGCCGTGTTTGTCCCGTTTGTCGTCTGAGTTATCAACCCACTGCTTCACAACTGGAAAAATTTCACTCATTGGTGTCACTAGACAAAAAAATTTCTTGTTACAAAGCGAATGTTCTCAGTTCTGTTGAAAAGGAACAAGCCCGATCCAAAGGACGATTATGTCGTCAATGTAATGGGCTAGGATATAAAGGCCAGGTAGGGGTTTATGAGGTGATGGGGATTAGCCAGCGTTTGAAGTCTATGATTGCTCAACAATCTGATGTTCAAACCATGAGAAAAGCGGCTATACAAGAAGGCATGACACCGCTATTAGTTTATGCCATGAACTTAGCCTTGGAAGGTCAGACGACTTTAGAAGAATTAGAGCGAGTTTTTGGTGATCTTTTAGAATGCAATCCGGGTGATTTGGGTTGTGATATCCCAGTATCTCAGCCTCCTCAAGTGATGCGTCGTTTACAGGAGATCGAGAAACTTTTAGAAACGCTAAATCGAGAGTTTAATCAACTTAAGCAGGAGATGACATCTACTGGTAATGCTTCTAATTCTTCTCAAACTCAAACGGCGGCTTCTTCTTCAAAGAAACCAGAAATAAGAGATGCTCAAGCCTGGGAAATCCTCAAAAAAGAACTTGAGTTTGATAAAGAAACGATGGTTTCATCAGATGAGCCATGTGAAGAATTGAGTGATCCGGGAGATTGGGAGACTCTCAAAAAAGAACTTGAAGCTGATAAAGAAACCGTTATCTCAGGCATTACCCTTGATGATGACGATTTGCCAGTAAACCATAAGGTTAAATCCGTTCCTGATCCTTGGTAA
- a CDS encoding bifunctional metallophosphatase/5'-nucleotidase yields the protein MKQWQKLAGSVLFFGFVIFSPIARAEEVKITLLQLNDVYEISSLAEGKQGGLARVATLEKDLKKTNPNTYTILAGDCLSPSALGTAIVNGQSLAGEQMVAVLNAMGLDFATFGNHEFDLKYQQFLKRLEESKFTWISSNVFDKENKPFPKVEPYKIITIPGKANTTVKVGLIGLTLDSNPADYVTYKAVIETARQQVQQLKGQVDIIIAVTHLALAQDQELAQTIPEIDLILGGHEHENIQQWRGNDYTPVFKADANAKSVYIHYLTYDTQTKHLTIESQLKPVTDAIPDDLNTAKIVKQWQDKGYQAFRAQGFAPEEVIATTTESLDGLEASVRNKSTRLTELIAQAMLNAVPEPDLAIYNSGSIRIDDILYPGKITQYDVLRILPFGGEIMLVEMKGSLLEEILEQGIKNQGTGGYLQTANVQLGPDGKTFFINDQALDPEKTYRVAINDFLMKGKETGMSFLTEQAPGLKVIGKEKDIRQALMDQLKLTYNSKAINR from the coding sequence ATGAAACAATGGCAAAAATTAGCAGGAAGTGTGTTATTTTTTGGCTTCGTCATTTTTTCGCCTATCGCTAGAGCAGAAGAGGTCAAGATTACTCTACTACAGCTAAATGATGTCTATGAAATTTCCTCTTTAGCCGAAGGAAAACAGGGTGGATTAGCTCGTGTAGCCACTCTGGAAAAAGACCTAAAAAAAACCAATCCGAACACTTATACAATTTTGGCGGGAGACTGCCTTAGTCCTTCAGCGTTAGGAACTGCCATAGTTAACGGACAATCCCTAGCAGGTGAGCAAATGGTTGCTGTTCTTAATGCGATGGGTTTGGATTTTGCCACTTTTGGCAATCACGAATTTGATCTTAAATACCAACAGTTCTTAAAAAGACTTGAAGAATCTAAATTTACTTGGATTTCTAGTAATGTTTTTGATAAAGAAAACAAGCCTTTCCCCAAAGTTGAACCTTATAAAATTATTACTATTCCAGGAAAAGCAAACACTACTGTAAAAGTCGGATTGATTGGTCTAACCCTTGATAGTAATCCGGCCGATTATGTAACTTATAAAGCCGTCATTGAAACCGCTAGACAACAAGTACAACAACTCAAAGGTCAAGTAGATATTATCATCGCTGTTACTCACCTAGCACTAGCACAAGACCAAGAACTAGCACAAACGATTCCAGAAATTGATCTGATTTTAGGGGGTCACGAACACGAAAATATTCAACAGTGGCGAGGCAATGATTATACTCCCGTCTTCAAAGCCGATGCTAACGCTAAATCAGTCTATATCCATTATCTAACCTATGACACTCAAACAAAACACCTAACCATAGAATCGCAGTTAAAACCTGTGACAGACGCTATCCCCGATGACCTTAATACTGCTAAGATAGTTAAGCAATGGCAGGACAAGGGATATCAAGCCTTTCGCGCTCAGGGTTTTGCTCCCGAAGAGGTCATCGCTACCACAACCGAATCTCTCGATGGGTTAGAAGCGAGTGTTCGCAATAAGTCAACCCGTTTAACCGAGTTAATTGCTCAAGCGATGTTAAATGCTGTACCCGAACCCGACTTAGCCATTTATAATAGCGGCTCCATTCGGATTGATGACATATTGTACCCAGGTAAAATAACTCAGTATGATGTGCTGCGGATTTTGCCCTTTGGCGGAGAGATTATGTTAGTAGAAATGAAGGGAAGTTTATTAGAAGAAATCTTGGAACAAGGAATCAAAAATCAAGGAACCGGCGGCTATCTTCAGACAGCAAATGTTCAACTCGGTCCAGATGGAAAAACTTTTTTCATTAATGATCAAGCTTTAGACCCAGAAAAAACTTATCGGGTAGCTATCAATGATTTTTTAATGAAAGGAAAAGAAACTGGCATGAGTTTTTTAACCGAGCAAGCACCCGGACTTAAAGTCATTGGCAAAGAAAAGGATATTCGTCAGGCTCTTATGGACCAACTTAAGCTGACCTATAATTCAAAAGCGATTAATAGATAA
- a CDS encoding glutaminase: protein MSISLVDLKQEQLLKWVTQALERSQKGKIPDYIPLLQKADPNGFAAYILTVHRAYSTGNLELTFPLMSVVKPFLLLYLLADLGSDAVFRRVGGQPSNYPFNSLEQLQIDRGFPRNPMINSGAITLASLLSGKDAAEACENLRLWLNKLGNCHLFLDELMLESVLSLPNVRNQALVQELAAKGSLDNPQLALNIYNYICCLAGNIVDLARLGLLLVSPPTALKVEHCQIVQEIMTISGLYESSGGFALKVGFPTKSGVSGVVLSLVPEQGVIACYSPPLDAQGNSVGGLFLIEQIAKALSINRF from the coding sequence ATGTCTATCTCTTTAGTCGATTTAAAGCAAGAGCAACTTTTAAAATGGGTAACACAAGCACTGGAAAGAAGCCAAAAGGGCAAGATTCCTGATTATATTCCTTTACTCCAGAAAGCCGATCCTAACGGGTTTGCTGCCTACATTTTAACGGTACATAGGGCTTATTCAACGGGAAATTTAGAGTTAACCTTTCCTTTAATGAGCGTGGTTAAGCCCTTTCTTTTACTTTATTTATTAGCCGATTTAGGCAGTGATGCCGTTTTTCGGCGGGTAGGGGGTCAACCTTCCAATTATCCCTTTAACTCTTTAGAACAATTACAAATAGATCGAGGTTTTCCTAGAAACCCGATGATTAATAGTGGTGCGATTACTTTAGCCTCATTGTTATCAGGAAAAGATGCAGCAGAAGCCTGTGAAAACCTACGACTTTGGTTGAATAAATTAGGAAATTGTCACCTATTTCTAGATGAGTTGATGTTAGAATCGGTTCTATCTCTCCCCAATGTCCGTAATCAAGCTCTTGTCCAAGAATTAGCGGCTAAGGGTTCTCTAGACAATCCTCAATTAGCCCTCAATATTTACAATTATATTTGTTGTTTGGCGGGTAATATTGTTGACCTTGCTCGGCTCGGATTATTACTTGTCTCTCCTCCTACTGCCCTTAAAGTCGAACATTGTCAGATTGTTCAGGAAATCATGACAATCTCTGGACTTTATGAAAGTTCTGGCGGATTTGCCCTTAAGGTAGGGTTTCCCACGAAATCCGGGGTGAGTGGAGTAGTGCTTTCTCTGGTTCCTGAACAAGGGGTAATCGCTTGTTATAGTCCTCCTTTAGATGCACAGGGAAACTCTGTAGGGGGACTCTTTTTAATAGAGCAAATTGCCAAAGCTTTATCTATTAATCGCTTTTGA
- a CDS encoding O-acetyl-ADP-ribose deacetylase, with translation MMWKKQILALQGDITKQAVEAIVNAANPSLLGGGGVDGAIHRAAGPQLLEECRRLNGCQTGEAKITGGYRLAAKWVIHTVGPVWHGGNQQEDLLLASCYRHSLALAASQQIRSIAFPAISTGAYGFPLERAALIAVTEVQNFLKQPSSIEQVIFVCFSSEDFDCYQKVIHKLIV, from the coding sequence ATGATGTGGAAAAAACAAATTCTAGCACTGCAAGGGGATATTACCAAACAAGCGGTGGAGGCGATCGTCAATGCGGCTAATCCTTCTCTGTTAGGGGGGGGCGGTGTGGATGGGGCTATTCACCGTGCCGCAGGACCCCAATTATTGGAAGAATGCCGCCGTTTAAACGGTTGCCAAACTGGAGAAGCTAAAATTACTGGCGGCTATCGATTAGCGGCTAAATGGGTGATTCATACAGTGGGACCTGTTTGGCACGGCGGAAATCAACAAGAAGATCTATTATTAGCGAGTTGTTATCGCCATAGTCTGGCTTTAGCGGCTTCTCAACAAATTCGCTCGATTGCTTTTCCGGCTATTAGTACCGGAGCCTACGGTTTTCCTCTAGAACGAGCGGCTTTAATTGCTGTAACTGAGGTGCAAAATTTTTTAAAACAGCCGAGTTCTATTGAGCAAGTTATTTTTGTTTGTTTTAGTTCCGAGGATTTTGATTGTTATCAAAAAGTGATTCACAAACTCATTGTCTAA
- a CDS encoding universal stress protein: protein MLEKILYADAGTGNTLEMLKVLMDFPALKKAALTILHVVPPQITTDALTEKWQEGTQLIAKVLENVPLDPSKVSTILRQGEPKDTVCQVAEEINADLILMGSRGLKRLEAILENSVSQYVFQLTNHPMLLVKDDIYVKKIKRVMVALDKSAAADYALEFATFLLKDYPDAQLYLARVNPDLKPDLILSQSEMESNPVIAPAVAKVKRLGISYRCLVTGGRPGEQICKLAEDNNIDLLLLGSPDRRPSVAKSLPDLDRLLGTSLSDYVRVNANCPVLLARKEGL from the coding sequence ATGCTAGAGAAGATCTTATACGCTGATGCAGGAACAGGTAACACCTTAGAAATGCTAAAGGTTTTGATGGACTTTCCTGCGCTCAAAAAAGCGGCTCTGACGATTTTGCATGTTGTTCCCCCACAGATTACCACAGACGCTCTAACCGAAAAATGGCAAGAAGGGACTCAACTGATTGCCAAGGTTCTTGAAAATGTACCTCTTGATCCCAGTAAAGTTTCTACCATTTTACGCCAAGGAGAACCTAAAGATACTGTATGCCAGGTGGCAGAAGAAATTAACGCTGACTTGATTCTCATGGGTTCTCGCGGATTAAAACGCCTCGAGGCGATTTTAGAAAACTCCGTCAGTCAGTATGTTTTCCAACTGACGAATCATCCCATGTTGCTAGTCAAAGATGATATCTACGTCAAAAAAATCAAGCGAGTGATGGTCGCCTTAGATAAATCGGCGGCGGCTGATTATGCTCTAGAATTTGCCACCTTTTTGCTTAAAGACTATCCAGATGCACAATTATATTTAGCTCGGGTTAACCCAGATTTAAAACCCGACTTGATCTTATCTCAAAGCGAGATGGAAAGTAATCCAGTCATTGCTCCTGCTGTAGCGAAAGTCAAGCGGCTAGGAATTTCCTATCGTTGTCTGGTAACCGGAGGGCGGCCTGGAGAACAAATTTGTAAGTTAGCCGAAGATAATAACATCGATTTGCTGTTGTTGGGATCTCCTGATCGTCGTCCCTCTGTGGCTAAAAGCTTACCCGACCTTGATCGCTTATTAGGGACTTCTTTATCAGATTATGTGCGAGTCAATGCTAATTGTCCAGTGTTGTTAGCACGAAAAGAAGGACTTTAA
- the psbM gene encoding photosystem II reaction center protein PsbM, which produces MQVNDLGFIATILFVLVPTVFLLILYIQTRRETES; this is translated from the coding sequence ATGCAAGTTAATGATTTAGGATTTATTGCCACCATTCTTTTTGTATTAGTTCCTACCGTTTTTCTGTTGATCCTTTATATTCAGACCAGACGGGAAACCGAAAGTTAA
- a CDS encoding 2Fe-2S iron-sulfur cluster-binding protein, with the protein MSTITFVKENKDVVVAQGANLREKALQNSVDIYTFKGKLTNCGGYGQCGTCIVEIVEGMENLSPKTDFEQRKLKKKPENYRLACQTLVNGPVKVKTKP; encoded by the coding sequence ATGTCTACTATCACTTTTGTTAAAGAAAACAAGGATGTCGTAGTGGCTCAGGGGGCTAATTTGCGAGAAAAAGCCTTGCAAAACAGTGTTGATATCTACACCTTCAAAGGAAAGCTGACCAATTGTGGCGGCTATGGTCAATGTGGGACTTGTATTGTGGAAATTGTTGAAGGAATGGAGAATCTATCTCCTAAAACCGATTTTGAGCAGCGCAAGCTGAAGAAGAAACCCGAGAATTATCGTTTAGCTTGTCAAACCCTTGTCAATGGACCGGTGAAAGTGAAAACCAAGCCCTAA
- a CDS encoding TolC family protein, with protein MEPPETTPVPRVSEMLKLAQEPSPSNTQQTSPQQTSPQQTSPQTPQPSSQSAPGNAYPPPPVPPYLNPGANPLLIPNSPNQVDIGRVQPITLEQAVELAINNNEEIKQARFALQRAGAQLREAQSLQFPTVNTNFDFERQSDPSIDQSRQRANENNVPLDFNFLAQTTNNGQIELNYNVYSAGERPARILAARKEVNRNQLEVERVAEEVRFNTTEAYYLLQRADAQVAIAQAAVEDASVSLRDARLLEQAGLGTRFSVLQAEVDLARANQDLTRAIADQRTARRRLAQVLNVGQTIELTAADEIREAGTWPISLEQTIVQAYHNRAELEQQILQREIYQQTSYAELASVKPQVDFIARYLYTDTFEDRLSVADGYAFIARLRWLIFDGGRAEARARQNYRNMDIANAEFARLRNEIRFNVEQAYYDLIANQENIQTANTNVITATESLRLARLRFQAGVGTQIDVINSQRDLTQARSDYLQAVIDYNRSLNQLQRQVSNWPANNLFDKF; from the coding sequence ATGGAACCTCCCGAGACAACCCCTGTTCCTCGGGTGAGTGAAATGCTAAAACTGGCTCAAGAGCCATCACCTTCTAACACACAACAAACTTCTCCTCAACAAACTTCTCCTCAACAAACTTCTCCACAAACTCCTCAGCCATCCTCACAAAGTGCCCCAGGTAATGCCTATCCTCCTCCACCAGTGCCGCCCTATCTCAATCCTGGTGCTAATCCTTTACTTATCCCCAATAGTCCTAATCAAGTTGATATTGGTAGAGTTCAGCCCATCACTCTTGAGCAAGCCGTTGAACTCGCGATCAACAACAATGAAGAAATTAAACAAGCTAGATTTGCCTTACAACGTGCCGGTGCCCAGTTAAGAGAGGCTCAATCTCTCCAATTTCCTACGGTAAACACTAACTTTGATTTTGAGCGGCAATCGGACCCCAGTATCGATCAAAGTCGGCAACGGGCAAATGAAAATAATGTCCCTCTAGATTTTAACTTTCTGGCACAAACCACTAACAATGGGCAAATCGAACTGAACTATAATGTCTATTCGGCTGGTGAACGTCCGGCCCGCATTTTGGCGGCTCGAAAAGAAGTTAACCGTAATCAGTTAGAAGTAGAACGAGTGGCTGAAGAAGTGCGCTTTAATACCACTGAGGCTTACTACTTATTACAACGGGCTGATGCTCAAGTGGCTATCGCTCAAGCGGCGGTAGAAGATGCTTCAGTCAGTTTGCGGGATGCTCGCTTACTCGAACAAGCCGGACTGGGAACGCGATTTTCTGTTCTGCAAGCTGAGGTAGATTTGGCAAGAGCTAACCAGGATTTGACTCGAGCGATCGCCGATCAGCGAACAGCTAGAAGACGCTTGGCCCAAGTTTTAAATGTGGGACAAACCATAGAATTAACGGCGGCTGATGAAATTCGAGAGGCAGGAACTTGGCCTATCTCCCTTGAACAAACGATTGTTCAGGCTTACCATAATCGGGCGGAGTTAGAACAGCAAATCCTGCAAAGAGAAATTTATCAGCAAACCAGCTATGCGGAATTAGCCTCGGTTAAACCCCAAGTGGATTTTATTGCTAGATATCTGTATACCGATACTTTTGAAGATAGGTTGAGCGTGGCAGATGGTTATGCCTTTATTGCTAGACTACGCTGGCTTATTTTTGATGGAGGGCGGGCAGAGGCACGGGCTAGACAAAATTATCGCAATATGGATATTGCTAACGCTGAGTTTGCTAGACTGCGGAACGAAATCCGCTTTAATGTCGAACAGGCTTACTATGATCTGATTGCTAACCAGGAAAATATCCAAACGGCGAACACTAACGTGATAACTGCCACAGAAAGCCTTCGACTGGCTCGTTTACGGTTTCAAGCGGGCGTAGGGACTCAAATTGATGTTATTAATTCACAACGGGATTTAACCCAAGCCCGTAGTGATTACCTACAAGCCGTTATTGATTACAACCGTTCTCTTAATCAGTTGCAACGGCAAGTGAGCAACTGGCCGGCTAACAACTTGTTTGATAAGTTTTAA
- the ggt gene encoding gamma-glutamyltransferase: MRKKTRGVIAAGHQKTAEAGQIMFELGGNAFDAAIAAILASFVVESTLTSAGGGGFLLAHTEEQENILFDFFCQTPRQKKPVQEIDFYGIKVNFGVAIQDFHIGKGSIAVPGNVVGVFEIHQQLGKLPFDVVAEPAIDYAKNGFIIQKFNQYCQELLSPILLETSESRKIYAPEGKLAQLGQTFYLRDFAETLGELVQQGLSGFYQGEIGRQLVRDLSKGGYLTKEDLLSYRVIRRKPLKISYRNYELLTNPPPSSGGVLIAFALKLLESCDLKKIEFGSEKHLQILAEIMRLTNEARQEKYDSYLYQDDIIESFLASECLEPYQKKFQKTLNKWGSTTHISVMDELGNAASVTTSNGEGSSYVIPGTGIMLNNMLGEADLNPFGFHQWQENQRISSMMSPTIVLQEGKPKIVLGSGGSNRIRTAIFQVISNLIDFHLPMEAAVNNSRVHWENYIYNLEPAPGRAAMIKHLKLPEETSFVLWEQKNMFFGGVHTVGQRKDGTLEGSGDSRREGVALGATGES; this comes from the coding sequence ATGAGAAAAAAAACTCGTGGTGTGATTGCTGCCGGACACCAAAAAACGGCTGAAGCGGGACAAATAATGTTCGAGTTAGGAGGAAATGCTTTTGATGCTGCTATCGCGGCAATTTTAGCCTCCTTTGTGGTTGAGTCTACTCTAACTTCAGCCGGAGGAGGAGGATTTTTACTGGCTCATACTGAAGAGCAGGAAAATATTCTTTTTGATTTTTTTTGTCAAACGCCTCGACAGAAAAAACCTGTACAAGAAATTGATTTTTATGGCATTAAAGTTAACTTTGGAGTAGCCATTCAAGACTTTCATATTGGCAAAGGTTCTATTGCTGTCCCGGGCAATGTAGTGGGAGTTTTTGAAATTCATCAACAATTGGGAAAATTACCGTTTGATGTGGTGGCAGAACCGGCAATTGATTATGCGAAAAATGGATTTATTATTCAGAAATTTAATCAGTATTGTCAAGAACTTTTATCTCCCATTCTTTTAGAAACCTCAGAATCTCGAAAAATTTATGCTCCCGAAGGGAAATTAGCTCAACTAGGTCAAACTTTTTATCTTAGGGATTTTGCCGAAACATTAGGCGAATTAGTGCAACAAGGCTTGAGCGGCTTTTATCAGGGTGAGATTGGTCGGCAACTGGTGAGAGATTTATCCAAAGGAGGTTATTTAACCAAAGAAGATTTACTATCTTATCGAGTCATTCGCCGAAAACCTTTAAAAATTTCTTATCGAAATTATGAGTTATTAACGAATCCTCCGCCTAGTTCCGGAGGCGTTTTGATTGCTTTTGCTCTCAAATTATTAGAAAGTTGTGATTTAAAAAAAATTGAATTTGGCAGTGAGAAACATTTACAAATTTTAGCGGAAATTATGCGCTTAACGAATGAAGCTAGACAAGAAAAATATGATTCTTATTTATATCAAGATGATATTATTGAGTCTTTTCTGGCTTCAGAATGCCTAGAACCTTATCAAAAAAAATTCCAAAAAACGCTCAATAAATGGGGAAGTACCACCCACATTAGTGTGATGGATGAACTGGGAAACGCGGCTAGTGTGACTACTTCTAATGGTGAAGGGTCATCTTACGTTATTCCAGGCACCGGCATCATGCTCAACAATATGTTAGGAGAAGCCGACCTCAATCCTTTCGGTTTTCATCAGTGGCAAGAAAATCAACGAATTTCCTCAATGATGTCGCCTACCATTGTCTTACAAGAAGGAAAACCGAAAATTGTTTTAGGTTCAGGAGGTTCAAACCGCATTAGAACGGCAATTTTTCAAGTGATCTCTAATTTAATCGATTTTCACTTACCGATGGAAGCGGCTGTCAATAATTCTCGAGTCCATTGGGAAAATTACATTTATAACTTAGAACCCGCTCCAGGACGAGCCGCAATGATTAAGCACCTCAAGCTTCCCGAAGAGACATCTTTTGTCTTGTGGGAGCAAAAAAATATGTTTTTTGGTGGGGTTCATACGGTAGGACAAAGAAAAGACGGAACATTAGAAGGTTCTGGTGATTCTCGAAGAGAAGGGGTAGCCTTGGGAGCAACTGGAGAGAGCTAA
- the lpxD gene encoding UDP-3-O-(3-hydroxymyristoyl)glucosamine N-acyltransferase, whose product MKFNVIVDQLSQFIKSHSLTTNPDFNPEITQLAAIDEAASGHLSYIEGAKFASMVSKTDASALILPVDETLQTEATQRGIAWIATVEPRLVFAHAIRLFYQPFRPCPGIHPTAVIHPDAVMGENVSIGAHVVIGAGVKLGHDVCLHPNVVIYPGVTVGDRTILHANCTIHERSQIGADCVIHSGAVIGSEGFGFVPTAAGWFKMEQSGITVLEDGVEVGCNSTIDRPAVGETRVKRHTKIDNLTHIAHSCEVGENCAFAAQVGLAGGVKVGNRVILAGQVGIANQAKIGDGAIASAQTGIPNDVPAGEIVSGSPCVPNKLYLKVSAIYKRLPEMYQTFKQLQKQLEKE is encoded by the coding sequence ATGAAATTTAATGTGATTGTGGATCAACTGAGTCAGTTTATCAAATCCCATAGTCTGACCACTAACCCAGATTTTAATCCTGAAATTACTCAACTGGCTGCCATTGATGAAGCCGCATCCGGTCATCTGAGTTATATAGAAGGGGCAAAATTTGCCTCTATGGTGAGTAAAACCGATGCTTCTGCTTTGATTTTACCTGTAGATGAAACCTTGCAAACTGAAGCCACACAAAGAGGGATTGCTTGGATAGCTACCGTTGAACCTCGCTTAGTTTTTGCTCATGCTATTAGATTATTTTATCAACCCTTTCGCCCCTGTCCAGGCATTCATCCCACTGCGGTCATTCATCCGGATGCTGTGATGGGAGAAAATGTTTCTATTGGGGCTCATGTGGTTATTGGTGCCGGCGTTAAACTCGGTCATGATGTTTGTCTTCATCCCAATGTGGTGATTTATCCCGGCGTGACAGTGGGCGATCGCACGATTCTTCATGCTAATTGTACCATTCATGAACGTAGTCAAATCGGTGCAGATTGTGTCATTCACAGTGGTGCCGTCATTGGTTCAGAAGGGTTTGGCTTTGTACCTACTGCTGCTGGGTGGTTTAAGATGGAACAATCAGGTATTACTGTGTTAGAAGATGGGGTAGAAGTGGGTTGTAACAGCACCATTGATCGCCCGGCAGTAGGAGAAACCCGGGTTAAACGCCATACTAAAATAGATAATTTAACTCATATTGCTCACAGTTGCGAAGTGGGAGAAAATTGTGCTTTTGCGGCACAAGTTGGGTTAGCTGGTGGGGTAAAAGTTGGTAACCGAGTGATTTTGGCCGGACAGGTGGGGATAGCGAACCAGGCAAAAATTGGAGATGGTGCGATCGCTTCTGCACAAACGGGTATTCCTAATGATGTTCCTGCCGGCGAGATTGTGTCTGGTAGTCCCTGTGTGCCCAATAAATTATATCTTAAGGTTTCTGCTATCTATAAGCGGCTTCCTGAGATGTATCAAACTTTTAAACAACTTCAAAAACAGTTAGAAAAAGAATAA